In one Sphingomonas hankookensis genomic region, the following are encoded:
- a CDS encoding alpha/beta hydrolase family protein, protein MALYEPFPNYIWNLSVAIAMESGAQLGEIIDMCRLLKDAATNGADAGTPQFMAAWAAMGAKLIELGAEDEAKGRAFSASNKLERASLYLFTAERMQGHGAPGRKETYAKAREAFDRSTVLGKLHRERVEIPLETGTMPALYTRAPGVGRKPVVVFCNGLDSCKELLFWTRLPHELARRGISTLCVDQPGSGEALRLQDLPVDPHSEHWASRAVDWLEQQSDVDPKRIGMTGISLGGHFAPRAVAYEPRFSSGAVWGANHNWREVQDKRMAREGENPVPHYWKHVHWAFGAQDQDDFLAKSAAMNLNGHMDRITVPFLVTHGANDRQINVAYADDLYDQLVNSPRREKVIFTAREGGVEHVGADNMAYGRDLLADWFVETLGGRAA, encoded by the coding sequence ATGGCGCTCTACGAACCCTTCCCCAACTACATCTGGAACCTGTCGGTCGCGATCGCGATGGAGAGCGGTGCGCAACTCGGTGAAATCATCGATATGTGCCGGCTGCTGAAGGACGCCGCCACCAATGGTGCCGATGCCGGCACGCCCCAATTCATGGCGGCGTGGGCAGCGATGGGCGCCAAGCTGATCGAACTGGGCGCCGAAGACGAGGCGAAGGGGCGCGCCTTCTCCGCTTCGAACAAGCTGGAGCGGGCGTCGCTATACCTGTTCACTGCCGAGCGGATGCAGGGCCACGGCGCGCCGGGTCGCAAGGAGACGTACGCCAAGGCACGCGAAGCGTTCGACCGGTCGACGGTGCTGGGCAAGCTGCACCGCGAACGGGTCGAGATTCCGCTCGAAACCGGCACGATGCCGGCCCTCTACACCCGCGCCCCGGGCGTGGGCCGCAAGCCTGTCGTCGTGTTCTGCAACGGGCTGGACAGCTGCAAGGAACTGCTGTTCTGGACCCGCCTGCCGCATGAACTGGCACGGCGGGGCATCTCGACCCTGTGCGTCGACCAGCCCGGCTCTGGCGAGGCGCTGCGGTTGCAGGACCTGCCCGTCGATCCGCACAGCGAACACTGGGCGAGCAGGGCGGTCGACTGGCTGGAGCAGCAGAGCGATGTCGATCCGAAGCGGATCGGAATGACCGGCATTTCGCTGGGCGGCCACTTTGCCCCGCGCGCGGTCGCCTATGAACCGCGCTTTTCCAGCGGCGCCGTCTGGGGTGCCAACCACAATTGGCGCGAGGTGCAGGACAAGCGCATGGCCCGCGAGGGTGAGAACCCGGTCCCGCATTACTGGAAACACGTCCACTGGGCGTTCGGTGCCCAGGACCAGGACGATTTCCTGGCGAAGTCGGCAGCGATGAACCTCAATGGTCACATGGACCGGATCACGGTTCCGTTCCTCGTGACCCACGGGGCGAACGATCGCCAGATCAACGTCGCCTACGCCGACGACCTGTATGACCAACTCGTCAACAGCCCACGCCGCGAGAAGGTGATCTTCACCGCCCGCGAAGGGGGTGTGGAGCATGTCGGCGCCGACAATATGGCGTACGGCCGCGATCTGTTGGCCGACTGGTTCGTCGAAACGCTGGGCGGGCGGGCCGCATGA
- a CDS encoding VOC family protein, with product MARVSEIRFVGYAVPDLAAERRFYADVWGLTEVPSADEMVYFAAEGTDEKYVVRLREDAMQRIDVIGWAAETRADVDALFEQVKANDGKIISEPHELDTLGGGYGFRFFDPNGFTLQISADVERGSKRELAKGEAIPVKISHVVMHSPDHKALVAWYEKALGFRVSDWLGDFMCFMRCNSWHHRLAFLPGPPCFNHVAYDVLTMDDMMRGVGRLKRNDVDIKWGPGRHTAGNNTFSYFTTPNNNVVEYTSELEEVDDDHHQHQVHIPKPETMDQWGSGIGGPQTMPKPSPDAGLWQAAVA from the coding sequence ATGGCCCGCGTTTCTGAAATCCGCTTCGTCGGCTATGCCGTTCCCGATCTTGCCGCCGAACGCCGCTTCTATGCCGATGTGTGGGGCCTGACCGAGGTCCCGAGCGCCGACGAGATGGTCTATTTCGCGGCCGAAGGGACCGACGAAAAATACGTCGTCCGCCTGCGCGAGGATGCGATGCAGCGGATCGACGTCATCGGCTGGGCGGCCGAAACGCGCGCCGATGTCGATGCGCTGTTCGAACAGGTGAAGGCCAATGACGGCAAGATCATCAGCGAGCCGCACGAGCTGGACACGCTCGGCGGCGGCTATGGCTTCCGCTTCTTCGACCCCAACGGCTTCACGCTGCAGATTTCGGCGGATGTCGAGCGCGGCAGCAAACGCGAACTTGCCAAGGGCGAGGCGATCCCGGTCAAGATCAGCCATGTCGTCATGCACTCGCCCGACCACAAGGCGCTGGTCGCGTGGTATGAAAAGGCGCTGGGTTTCCGCGTGTCGGACTGGCTGGGTGACTTCATGTGCTTCATGCGCTGCAACAGCTGGCACCACCGGCTGGCGTTCCTGCCCGGGCCGCCCTGCTTCAACCATGTCGCCTATGACGTGCTGACGATGGACGACATGATGCGCGGCGTCGGCCGGCTCAAGCGCAACGATGTCGACATCAAATGGGGGCCGGGTCGCCATACGGCGGGCAACAACACGTTCAGTTACTTCACGACGCCCAACAATAACGTCGTCGAATACACATCCGAGCTGGAGGAGGTCGATGACGACCATCACCAGCATCAGGTCCACATTCCAAAGCCCGAAACGATGGATCAATGGGGCAGCGGCATCGGGGGTCCGCAGACCATGCCCAAGCCTTCGCCCGATGCCGGGCTTTGGCAGGCGGCAGTGGCGTAA
- a CDS encoding TonB-dependent receptor: MTTFRRIASMALASTALGLVAPAWAQTAEPTGATPPTTANDTTVGQGDDNQLEEIVVTATKVTTRLQDTPIAIRAVSGADLTKAAVTDVSGLQRLAPDLGITPDSVFTKIAIRGVSSQDISESADPALTVSIDGEYVNRPVALNANFFDLERIEVLRGPQGTLFGRNSTAGALNIVAAKPVLGSFEGSATAGYGNYNAIYATGAVNVPLGNDVAIRIAGLHNEHDGYVDNGALAGRGDDANVDAVRGSILLAPGALEVYLAGEYVDVNQTGPVQYGLPVNTATPGLTELPASVAPPATYTTLSQRLVPSFVDLPQTFDPASFPLGRRGNFKSQQYAVRGRVAYDFGPATLTYIGGYRHVDNQVILPQNGFLPEQFTFYNDRYDTRTHSHEVRLNGGAQGSFVWQVGGFYFHENQIIARGLYLPLASAFANFFYRPYVKSESKSAFAQATYWVVPDTLSFTGGVRYTDDKKNAEYINYGFFRTQNMVRPPSDGSGPGAVIRFPTYAEDKVTWTAGVEYKPARDNLLYAKVSTGFKSGGFDLVGAFNAENLTAYEIGSKNRFLNNTLEFNASAFYYDYQDQQVQVYIDTTVGARTFNAGKSRVWGIETDTTIKLSPNDRVSLIVNYIDAKLQEFAGIPAPTLTNPPTNVPRLTLDLAGNTAPQAPKWTIGINYNKSIDLGQGYELVANGFSRFKSEYYLTAFNYRGDRVEAFTTTDLSLELKLPGDALSIQGYVRNVENNRVKTYAGFTGGGINIYNWNFGQPRTYGVQGTFRF; this comes from the coding sequence ATGACGACGTTCCGCCGCATCGCCAGCATGGCGCTTGCTAGCACTGCACTCGGGCTGGTCGCTCCGGCATGGGCGCAGACCGCCGAACCGACCGGCGCCACGCCGCCGACCACGGCGAACGACACCACCGTCGGCCAGGGCGACGACAACCAGCTCGAGGAAATCGTCGTCACCGCGACCAAGGTCACGACCCGGCTGCAGGACACGCCGATCGCGATCCGCGCCGTCAGCGGTGCCGACCTGACCAAGGCGGCGGTGACCGACGTCAGCGGGCTGCAGCGTCTCGCCCCCGATCTCGGCATCACGCCCGACTCGGTCTTCACCAAGATCGCGATCCGCGGCGTGTCCAGCCAGGACATTTCCGAAAGCGCCGACCCGGCGCTCACCGTGTCGATCGACGGTGAATATGTGAACCGACCCGTGGCACTCAACGCCAACTTCTTCGACCTCGAACGCATCGAGGTGCTGCGCGGGCCGCAGGGGACGCTGTTCGGCCGCAACTCGACCGCCGGTGCACTGAACATCGTCGCGGCGAAGCCGGTGCTGGGCAGCTTCGAAGGGTCGGCGACCGCGGGCTATGGCAATTACAACGCGATCTACGCAACCGGTGCGGTCAACGTGCCGCTGGGGAATGACGTCGCGATCCGCATCGCCGGGCTGCACAACGAACATGACGGCTATGTCGACAATGGCGCATTGGCCGGTCGGGGCGATGACGCCAATGTCGATGCAGTGCGCGGCAGCATCCTGTTGGCGCCCGGCGCGCTCGAAGTGTATCTGGCCGGCGAATATGTCGACGTGAACCAGACCGGCCCGGTCCAATATGGCCTTCCGGTCAATACGGCCACGCCGGGGCTTACCGAACTGCCGGCGTCGGTCGCGCCGCCCGCTACCTATACGACGCTGTCGCAACGCCTGGTACCGAGCTTCGTCGATCTGCCCCAGACGTTCGATCCGGCGAGCTTCCCGCTCGGCCGTCGCGGCAATTTCAAGAGCCAGCAATATGCGGTGCGGGGCCGGGTCGCTTACGACTTCGGGCCGGCGACGCTGACCTATATCGGCGGCTATCGCCACGTCGACAATCAGGTGATCCTGCCGCAGAACGGGTTCCTGCCCGAACAGTTCACCTTCTATAACGACCGTTACGACACCCGCACCCACAGCCACGAAGTCCGGCTGAACGGTGGGGCGCAGGGCAGTTTCGTCTGGCAGGTCGGCGGCTTCTATTTCCATGAGAACCAGATCATCGCGCGCGGCCTGTACCTGCCGCTCGCCAGCGCCTTCGCCAACTTCTTCTATCGCCCCTATGTGAAGTCGGAATCCAAGTCCGCCTTTGCCCAGGCGACCTATTGGGTCGTCCCCGATACGCTGAGCTTCACCGGCGGCGTGCGCTATACCGACGACAAGAAGAACGCCGAATACATCAACTACGGCTTCTTCCGGACGCAGAATATGGTTCGTCCGCCGTCGGACGGCAGCGGCCCCGGCGCGGTGATCCGCTTCCCGACCTATGCGGAAGACAAGGTCACCTGGACCGCCGGCGTCGAATATAAGCCGGCGCGCGACAATCTGCTCTATGCGAAGGTCAGCACCGGGTTCAAAAGCGGCGGCTTCGATCTTGTCGGCGCGTTCAATGCGGAAAACCTGACCGCCTATGAAATCGGATCGAAGAACCGGTTCCTGAACAACACGCTAGAGTTCAACGCATCCGCGTTCTACTATGATTACCAGGACCAGCAGGTGCAGGTCTATATCGACACAACCGTCGGCGCGCGCACGTTCAATGCGGGCAAGAGCCGGGTATGGGGTATCGAAACCGACACCACGATCAAGCTGTCGCCGAATGACCGGGTGAGCCTGATCGTCAACTATATCGATGCCAAGTTGCAGGAATTCGCCGGCATCCCGGCGCCGACGCTGACCAATCCGCCGACGAACGTCCCGCGGCTGACGCTGGATCTGGCGGGCAACACCGCACCGCAGGCGCCGAAATGGACGATCGGGATCAACTACAACAAGTCGATCGACCTCGGGCAAGGGTATGAACTGGTCGCCAACGGGTTCAGCCGGTTCAAGTCGGAATATTATCTGACCGCATTCAACTATCGTGGCGACCGGGTCGAAGCGTTCACCACCACCGACCTCAGCCTCGAACTGAAGCTGCCGGGCGATGCGCTCAGCATCCAGGGCTATGTCCGCAACGTCGAGAACAACCGGGTGAAGACCTATGCCGGGTTCACCGGCGGCGGGATCAACATCTACAACTGGAACTTCGGCCAGCCGCGCACCTATGGCGTGCAGGGCACGTTCCGCTTCTGA
- a CDS encoding nuclear transport factor 2 family protein yields MNRLVASALIATTLVASTVAARPRSSETERNRAIVSAFAEQFYGRRDVAGAFEKFVVADYIQHNPGIPDGRAAAIAALAQKFATPGARFDVKRIIVDGDLAVIHLHGRTDPASPGGAVADIYRLKDGKIVEHWDVIQPMPTTARNPHPMF; encoded by the coding sequence ATGAACCGTCTTGTCGCCTCCGCGCTGATCGCGACGACGCTGGTCGCATCGACCGTCGCCGCCCGGCCGCGCTCGTCGGAAACCGAACGCAACCGGGCGATCGTCTCTGCCTTTGCCGAGCAATTCTATGGCCGTCGCGACGTTGCCGGCGCGTTCGAGAAGTTCGTGGTGGCCGACTATATCCAGCATAATCCAGGCATTCCCGACGGGCGCGCCGCCGCGATCGCTGCGCTGGCGCAAAAGTTTGCGACGCCGGGCGCGCGCTTCGACGTGAAACGGATCATCGTCGATGGCGATCTGGCCGTCATCCACCTGCACGGCCGGACCGATCCGGCCAGTCCCGGCGGTGCGGTCGCCGACATCTACCGGCTGAAGGACGGCAAGATCGTCGAGCATTGGGACGTGATCCAGCCGATGCCGACCACGGCGCGCAATCCGCATCCGATGTTCTGA
- a CDS encoding glycoside hydrolase family 3 protein codes for MIPLTLAEQASLTAGASMWRTAAIPHADIPSLHLSDGPMGIASGRVDERDVARLSPCATALGASFDLSLIERIGALVGGEAIRCTVDMVLAPNVNLARSPLAGRAFEYYSEDPLLTGLAGAAWTRGLQSTGTGACVKHLVCNDSETDRDRMNAVVGERALREIYLLPFELCAAAGAGAMLTAYNRVNGTWCAEHGHISTIVKREWGFDGPFISDWFGTHSTAGSLNGGLDIEMPGPARFVGAKAVGAVEAGDVAAERVADAADRAARAGRRWSGTKTPPTEDADALLVEAAAAGMVLLRNEGDLLPLVPGRHARIAVIGPNAAAPCYQGGTFAKIALSPDALRPLDAIRARYGDAAIVYEPGVDPQPRLPSMPVTPRDGEARGMTVDYFADTDLTGDPIFREVRDTNSLVWFVGVHDEGVFDRPAGVRASGWFTAKADGAHRFYVGATGAVRMRVDGRVVHDHAERMAASDVMGSLKRGDADSVEVQLAAGQRVLVEVEFTYDGARVHGLWYGIRTPDSAAAMLARAVDAARTADAVILMVGETSDSSVESKDRADSALAADQVALIEAVCAANRNVAIVANIGHAFDAGWGDRASALLSAWYPGEGFGPALAAVLAGDSEPGGRLPVTLARSEGDYPALSLQPDATGDLRYDDDVLVGYRGLVARGRTPLHAFGAGRGYTRFDWIDATTDGGDVLVTLRNIGSRSGSEVVQLYRHDPEFALVGFAKVTLAPGETGVVRVTPEPRLFRIWQGQGWQDRAATARVSVGPASDHLPFTLEIAL; via the coding sequence GTGATCCCGCTGACCCTCGCCGAACAGGCCAGCCTGACCGCCGGTGCGTCGATGTGGCGCACGGCCGCGATCCCGCACGCCGACATCCCGTCGCTGCACCTGAGCGACGGGCCGATGGGCATTGCCAGCGGGCGCGTGGACGAACGCGATGTCGCGCGGCTGTCGCCCTGCGCCACGGCACTGGGCGCCAGCTTCGACCTGTCGCTGATCGAACGGATCGGCGCGCTGGTCGGCGGCGAAGCGATACGCTGCACCGTCGACATGGTGCTGGCCCCCAACGTCAATCTGGCGCGCAGCCCGCTGGCCGGCCGCGCGTTCGAATATTATTCGGAAGACCCGCTGCTGACCGGCCTTGCCGGGGCGGCGTGGACGCGCGGACTGCAATCGACCGGCACCGGTGCCTGCGTGAAGCATCTGGTGTGCAACGACAGCGAAACCGACCGCGACCGGATGAACGCCGTCGTCGGCGAACGTGCGCTGCGTGAAATCTATCTGTTGCCCTTCGAATTGTGCGCGGCGGCCGGGGCGGGGGCGATGCTCACCGCCTATAACCGGGTCAACGGGACCTGGTGCGCCGAACACGGCCACATCTCGACCATCGTCAAACGGGAATGGGGCTTCGATGGTCCGTTCATCAGTGACTGGTTCGGCACCCATTCGACCGCCGGCAGCCTGAATGGCGGGCTGGATATCGAGATGCCCGGCCCCGCGCGCTTCGTCGGCGCAAAGGCGGTCGGCGCGGTGGAGGCAGGGGACGTAGCGGCGGAACGTGTGGCCGATGCCGCCGATCGCGCCGCGCGCGCCGGGCGGCGCTGGTCGGGGACCAAGACGCCGCCGACCGAAGATGCCGACGCGCTCCTCGTCGAGGCGGCGGCCGCCGGCATGGTGCTGCTGCGCAACGAGGGCGATCTGCTGCCGCTCGTCCCCGGCCGACATGCCCGCATCGCCGTCATCGGCCCCAATGCCGCCGCGCCCTGCTATCAGGGCGGCACCTTTGCCAAGATTGCGCTGTCCCCCGACGCGCTGCGACCGCTCGATGCGATCCGCGCGCGCTATGGCGATGCCGCCATCGTCTATGAACCGGGCGTCGATCCGCAACCGCGCCTGCCGTCGATGCCGGTCACGCCGCGCGACGGTGAAGCGCGGGGGATGACCGTCGATTATTTCGCCGACACCGACCTGACCGGCGATCCGATCTTTCGCGAGGTCCGCGATACCAATTCGCTCGTGTGGTTTGTCGGCGTCCATGACGAAGGGGTGTTCGATCGTCCCGCCGGCGTGCGGGCCAGCGGCTGGTTCACCGCAAAGGCGGACGGCGCGCACCGTTTCTATGTCGGCGCGACCGGTGCCGTGCGGATGCGGGTCGATGGCCGCGTCGTCCACGACCACGCCGAACGCATGGCGGCGTCGGACGTCATGGGGTCGCTGAAACGCGGCGATGCCGACAGCGTCGAGGTGCAGCTTGCCGCCGGTCAGCGGGTGCTGGTCGAGGTCGAATTCACCTATGACGGCGCGCGGGTCCATGGCCTGTGGTACGGCATCCGGACTCCCGACAGCGCGGCCGCGATGCTGGCGCGTGCGGTCGATGCGGCGCGGACCGCCGATGCGGTGATCCTGATGGTCGGCGAAACGTCGGACTCCAGCGTCGAGAGCAAGGACCGCGCCGATTCCGCGCTGGCCGCGGATCAGGTCGCGCTGATCGAGGCGGTGTGCGCCGCGAACCGCAACGTCGCGATCGTCGCCAATATCGGGCATGCCTTCGATGCCGGCTGGGGCGACCGCGCTTCGGCGTTGCTCTCCGCCTGGTATCCGGGGGAGGGGTTCGGCCCCGCCCTGGCCGCCGTGCTGGCGGGCGACAGCGAGCCGGGCGGGCGTCTGCCGGTGACGCTGGCGCGCAGCGAAGGCGACTATCCGGCGTTGTCCCTGCAACCCGATGCCACCGGCGACCTGCGCTATGACGACGACGTGCTGGTCGGCTATCGCGGGCTGGTCGCGCGCGGGCGGACGCCGCTTCATGCCTTTGGCGCCGGGCGGGGCTATACCCGGTTCGACTGGATCGATGCGACGACCGATGGCGGCGACGTGCTCGTCACGCTGCGCAATATCGGGTCGCGGTCGGGTAGCGAGGTCGTCCAGCTCTACCGCCACGATCCCGAATTCGCGCTGGTTGGTTTTGCGAAGGTTACGCTTGCGCCCGGGGAAACGGGCGTCGTTCGCGTGACGCCCGAACCGCGCCTGTTCCGCATCTGGCAGGGGCAGGGGTGGCAGGATCGCGCGGCCACCGCGCGCGTCTCCGTCGGCCCCGCCAGCGACCATCTGCCCTTCACCCTGGAGATTGCGCTATGA